The following coding sequences are from one Thunnus maccoyii chromosome 17, fThuMac1.1, whole genome shotgun sequence window:
- the tmed10 gene encoding transmembrane emp24 domain-containing protein 10 yields MARLAVLVLLPVLIESVFSISFFLPVNSRKCLREEIHKDVLVTGEYEISEQANTKTNLKITDSSSHTLYSKEDATKGKFAFTTEDYDMFEVCFESKSPMGTGRVPDQLVNLDMKHGVEAKNYEEIAKVEKLKPLEVELRRLEDLSESIVNDFAYMKKREEEMRDTNESTNTRVLYFSIFSMCCLIGLATWQVFYLRRFFKAKKLIE; encoded by the exons ATGGCTCGACTCGCTGTGCTAGTGCTGTTACCGGTCCTTATTGAATCGGTTTTTTCCATATCTTTCTTTTTACCGGTCAACTCAAGAAAGTGTTTACGGGAGGAGATCCATAAAGACGTTCTCGTCACGGGAGAATATGAAATAAGCGAACAGGCGAACACCAAAACTAACCTGAAG atcaCAGACTCCTCCAGTCACACTCTTTACTCCAAGGAAGATGCAACAAAAGGAAAGTTTGCATTCACCACAGAAGACTATGATATGTTTGAGGTGTGCTTTGAGAGCAAATCCCCCATGG GAACTGGAAGAGTGCCTGACCAGCTGGTCAATCTGGACATGAAGCATGGTGTGGAGGCTAAAAACTATGAAGAG aTTGCTAAAGTGGAGAAGCTGAAGCCTCTGGAGGTCGAACTGAGACGACTGGAGGACCTGTCCGAGTCCATCGTCAATGACTTTGCTTacatgaaaaagagagaggaggagatgcgGGACACCAATG AGTCCACCAACACACGTGTGCTGTACTTCAGCATATTTTCCATGTGCTGTCTCATTGGGCTGGCCACATGGCAGGTCTTCTACTTGCGGCGCTTCTTCAAGGCAAAGAAGCTGATCGAGTAG
- the fosab gene encoding v-fos FBJ murine osteosarcoma viral oncogene homolog Ab — MFTAFNTECDSSSRCTTASPSGDNLGYYPSPAGSYSSMGSPQSQDFTDLTASSASFIPTVTAISTSPDLQWMVQPLISSVAPSHRVHPYSPSPAYSRPAMRSAASKAHNSPKRSRADQVSAEEEEKRRIRRERNKQAAAKCRNRRRELTDTLQAETDMLEDEKSSLQNDIANLLKEKERLEFILAAHQPICKIPSELDTDFPMVSISPAQPQTTNAVVSTIPSSQPTFTSTSNSIFSTSSISSSSVLSTATISSSTMKMTDLDASVLEESLDLLAKTEMETARSVPEVDLSNSLYTTQDWEPLHVSANNTDFEPLCTPVVTCTPACTTYTSSFVFTFPEAETFPTCGVAHRRGSNSNDQSSDSLSSPTLLAL; from the exons ATGTTCACCGCTTTCAACACGGAGTGCGACTCTTCCTCCCGTTGCACCACCGCTTCCCCGTCCGGTGACAATCTGGGATATTATCCGTCACCAGCGGGATCTTATTCCAGCATGGGATCCCCCCAGTCTCAG GATTTCACTGACCTGACAGCATCAAGTGCCTCCTTCATCCCAACTGTCACAGCCATCTCGACAAGCCCGGACCTGCAGTGGATGGTCCAGCCTTTGATCTCCTCAGTGGCCCCTTCTCACAGAGTTCACCCCTACAGCCCCAGCCCCGCCTACTCCAGACCAGCCATGAGGTCTGCAGCATCCAAGGCTCACAACTCTCCCAAGAGGAGCAGAGCAGATCAG GTTTctgctgaggaggaagagaagaggagaattcgcagagagagaaacaagcaGGCAGCAGCAAAATGCCGCAACAGGAGGCGAGAGCTTACCGACACTCTGCAAGCT GAAACTGATATGCTGGAGGATGAGAAGTCCAGCCTTCAGAATGATATCGCTAACCTTttaaaggagaaggagagactGGAGTTCATTCTGGCGGCGCACCAGCCTATCTGCAAAATCCCCTCAGAGCTTGACACAGATTTCCCCATGGTGTCCATTTCTCCTGCCCAGCCGCAGACCACCAACGCAGTGGTGTCCACCATCCCTTCCAGCCAGCCAAccttcacctccacctccaaCTCCATCTTCTCCACAAGCAGCATTAGCAGCAGCTCCGTCCTCTCCACCGCCACCATCTCCAGCAGCACGATGAAGATGACAGACCTGGACGCCTCCGTCCTGGAGGAGTCTCTGGATCTGCTGGcaaagacagagatggagacgGCGAGGTCAGTGCCAGAGGTCGACCTGTCCAACTCCCTCTACACAACTCAGGACTGGGAGCCTCTCCATGTCTCAGCCAACAACACTGACTTTGAGCCCCTGTGCACGCCAGTGGTGACTTGCACCCCGGCGTGCACCACCTATACTTCTTCATTCGTGTTTACCTTCCCAGAGGCGGAGACCTTCCCCACCTGTGGCGTTGCACACAGGAGAGGAAGCAACAGCAACGACCAGTCCTCTGACTCCCTCAGCTCACCAACCCTGCTGGCCCTTTAA
- the LOC121882498 gene encoding proto-oncogene c-Fos-like isoform X1 — MQGCVELQSELRTGLLCVLFHDSFFSGMPEHVYKGLPCSLWDLHEELLLKYENMHPDSSAEFDSSSSCSTASPGGDTPGCSQHPPDSLSSSVDNTKDVETSAADSFVPTVTAISSSPDLRWMVQPTVITSVSPSSSRAKPKTHGANQSSSPAGANKAKPSNRKGQKAQPSKEEEERRRIRRERNKIAAAKCRNRRRELIDTLQAETDMLEEEKSGLQTEIAELLKEKERLEQVLASHKPSCKLPANGSDDDDDDDEDNDVNTMLQDPPASPQLLSILENGKTPESNTTIGEATIGQDMDSIPCIPAAAILGNSNILLCSSAEEEVLEDLKGDDLDDLVPSLEMAVTAETAASVPDIDLSGPFGLSDWETLYKSVANDLESLSTPVMSSSPTCSNYRTVFSFNYSEIDSLAEGCESLKGILGASEFKKDSLNSPTLLAL, encoded by the exons atgCAAGGGTGTGTTGAGTTGCAGAGCGAGTTGAGAACTGGTTTGTTATGTGTACTTTTCCACGACAGCTTTTTCTCAGGGATGCCCGAGCATGTCTATAAAGGTCTTCCCTGCTCCCTTTGGGATTTGCATGAGGAGCTACTACTGAAAT atgaGAACATGCATCCAGACTCCAGCGCTGAGTTCGACTCATCGTCCAGCTGTAGCACAGCATCGCCTGGCGGGGACACCCCTGGGTGCAGCCAGCATCCTCCTGACTCGCTTTCATCATCAGTGGACAACACCAAG gatgtTGAGACCAGTGCAGCAGACTCCTTTGTTCCGACTGTGACTGCAATCTCAAGCTCGCCGGATCTAAGGTGGATGGTGCAGCCGACAGTCATCACATCTGTCTCTCCGTCATCCAGCCGTGCAAAGCCCAAAACTCATGGTGCGAACCAGTCGTCTTCCCCGGCAGGTGCAAACAAGGCGAAGCCCTCCAACAGGAAAGGGCAAAAAGCGCAG CCTtccaaggaggaggaggaaaggaggaggatcAGGAGGGAGAGGAATAAAATTGCTGCAGCAAAGTGTCGTAACAGGCGGAGGGAGCTGATAGACACTCTGCAAGCT GAGACTGACATGCTCGAAGAAGAGAAATCCGGTCTCCAGACGGAGATCGCCGAGCTcctgaaggagaaggagagactGGAGCAGGTCTTAGCCTCCCACAAACCCTCCTGCAAACTCCCTGCAAATggtagtgatgatgatgatgatgatgatgaggataaTGATGTGAACACAATGCTGCAGGACCCTCCGGCTTCCCCACAGCTGCTGTCCATCTTAGAGAATGGAAAAACCCCAGAGAGCAACACAACAATCGGAGAAGCCACCATTGGTCAAGACATGGACAGCATCCCTTGTATCCCTGCTGCAGCCATTTTGGGGAACTCCAACATCCTGCTGTGTTCCAGTGCAGAAGAAGAGGTTCTGGAGGACTTAAAAGGAGACGACCTGGATGACTTGGTGCCCAGCCTTGAGATGGCGGTGACGGCTGAGACGGCCGCCTCCGTCCCCGACATAGACCTGAGCGGCCCCTTCGGCCTCTCAGACTGGGAAACGTTGTACAAATCTGTGGCAAACGACCTTGAATCTTTGAGCACACCAGTCATGTCTTCCAGTCCCACTTGTAGCAATTATCGCAcagtgttttcctttaattaCTCCGAGATTGATTCCCTGGCTGAGGGCTGCGAGAGCCTCAAAGGCATCCTCGGTGCATCTGAGTTCAAGAAAGATAGTCTCAACTCTCCAACACTTCTGGCCTTGTGA
- the LOC121882498 gene encoding proto-oncogene c-Fos-like isoform X3 has product MQGCVELQSELRTGLLCVLFHDSFFSGMPEHVYKGLPCSLWDLHEELLLKYENMHPDSSAEFDSSSSCSTASPGGDTPGCSQHPPDSLSSSVDNTKDVETSAADSFVPTVTAISSSPDLRWMVQPTVITSVSPSSSRAKPKTHGANQSSSPAGANKAKPSNRKGQKAQPSKEEEERRRIRRERNKIAAAKCRNRRRELIDTLQAETDMLEEEKSGLQTEIAELLKEKERLEQDPPASPQLLSILENGKTPESNTTIGEATIGQDMDSIPCIPAAAILGNSNILLCSSAEEEVLEDLKGDDLDDLVPSLEMAVTAETAASVPDIDLSGPFGLSDWETLYKSVANDLESLSTPVMSSSPTCSNYRTVFSFNYSEIDSLAEGCESLKGILGASEFKKDSLNSPTLLAL; this is encoded by the exons atgCAAGGGTGTGTTGAGTTGCAGAGCGAGTTGAGAACTGGTTTGTTATGTGTACTTTTCCACGACAGCTTTTTCTCAGGGATGCCCGAGCATGTCTATAAAGGTCTTCCCTGCTCCCTTTGGGATTTGCATGAGGAGCTACTACTGAAAT atgaGAACATGCATCCAGACTCCAGCGCTGAGTTCGACTCATCGTCCAGCTGTAGCACAGCATCGCCTGGCGGGGACACCCCTGGGTGCAGCCAGCATCCTCCTGACTCGCTTTCATCATCAGTGGACAACACCAAG gatgtTGAGACCAGTGCAGCAGACTCCTTTGTTCCGACTGTGACTGCAATCTCAAGCTCGCCGGATCTAAGGTGGATGGTGCAGCCGACAGTCATCACATCTGTCTCTCCGTCATCCAGCCGTGCAAAGCCCAAAACTCATGGTGCGAACCAGTCGTCTTCCCCGGCAGGTGCAAACAAGGCGAAGCCCTCCAACAGGAAAGGGCAAAAAGCGCAG CCTtccaaggaggaggaggaaaggaggaggatcAGGAGGGAGAGGAATAAAATTGCTGCAGCAAAGTGTCGTAACAGGCGGAGGGAGCTGATAGACACTCTGCAAGCT GAGACTGACATGCTCGAAGAAGAGAAATCCGGTCTCCAGACGGAGATCGCCGAGCTcctgaaggagaaggagagactGGAGCAG GACCCTCCGGCTTCCCCACAGCTGCTGTCCATCTTAGAGAATGGAAAAACCCCAGAGAGCAACACAACAATCGGAGAAGCCACCATTGGTCAAGACATGGACAGCATCCCTTGTATCCCTGCTGCAGCCATTTTGGGGAACTCCAACATCCTGCTGTGTTCCAGTGCAGAAGAAGAGGTTCTGGAGGACTTAAAAGGAGACGACCTGGATGACTTGGTGCCCAGCCTTGAGATGGCGGTGACGGCTGAGACGGCCGCCTCCGTCCCCGACATAGACCTGAGCGGCCCCTTCGGCCTCTCAGACTGGGAAACGTTGTACAAATCTGTGGCAAACGACCTTGAATCTTTGAGCACACCAGTCATGTCTTCCAGTCCCACTTGTAGCAATTATCGCAcagtgttttcctttaattaCTCCGAGATTGATTCCCTGGCTGAGGGCTGCGAGAGCCTCAAAGGCATCCTCGGTGCATCTGAGTTCAAGAAAGATAGTCTCAACTCTCCAACACTTCTGGCCTTGTGA
- the LOC121882498 gene encoding proto-oncogene c-Fos-like isoform X2: protein MPEHVYKGLPCSLWDLHEELLLKYENMHPDSSAEFDSSSSCSTASPGGDTPGCSQHPPDSLSSSVDNTKDVETSAADSFVPTVTAISSSPDLRWMVQPTVITSVSPSSSRAKPKTHGANQSSSPAGANKAKPSNRKGQKAQPSKEEEERRRIRRERNKIAAAKCRNRRRELIDTLQAETDMLEEEKSGLQTEIAELLKEKERLEQVLASHKPSCKLPANGSDDDDDDDEDNDVNTMLQDPPASPQLLSILENGKTPESNTTIGEATIGQDMDSIPCIPAAAILGNSNILLCSSAEEEVLEDLKGDDLDDLVPSLEMAVTAETAASVPDIDLSGPFGLSDWETLYKSVANDLESLSTPVMSSSPTCSNYRTVFSFNYSEIDSLAEGCESLKGILGASEFKKDSLNSPTLLAL, encoded by the exons ATGCCCGAGCATGTCTATAAAGGTCTTCCCTGCTCCCTTTGGGATTTGCATGAGGAGCTACTACTGAAAT atgaGAACATGCATCCAGACTCCAGCGCTGAGTTCGACTCATCGTCCAGCTGTAGCACAGCATCGCCTGGCGGGGACACCCCTGGGTGCAGCCAGCATCCTCCTGACTCGCTTTCATCATCAGTGGACAACACCAAG gatgtTGAGACCAGTGCAGCAGACTCCTTTGTTCCGACTGTGACTGCAATCTCAAGCTCGCCGGATCTAAGGTGGATGGTGCAGCCGACAGTCATCACATCTGTCTCTCCGTCATCCAGCCGTGCAAAGCCCAAAACTCATGGTGCGAACCAGTCGTCTTCCCCGGCAGGTGCAAACAAGGCGAAGCCCTCCAACAGGAAAGGGCAAAAAGCGCAG CCTtccaaggaggaggaggaaaggaggaggatcAGGAGGGAGAGGAATAAAATTGCTGCAGCAAAGTGTCGTAACAGGCGGAGGGAGCTGATAGACACTCTGCAAGCT GAGACTGACATGCTCGAAGAAGAGAAATCCGGTCTCCAGACGGAGATCGCCGAGCTcctgaaggagaaggagagactGGAGCAGGTCTTAGCCTCCCACAAACCCTCCTGCAAACTCCCTGCAAATggtagtgatgatgatgatgatgatgatgaggataaTGATGTGAACACAATGCTGCAGGACCCTCCGGCTTCCCCACAGCTGCTGTCCATCTTAGAGAATGGAAAAACCCCAGAGAGCAACACAACAATCGGAGAAGCCACCATTGGTCAAGACATGGACAGCATCCCTTGTATCCCTGCTGCAGCCATTTTGGGGAACTCCAACATCCTGCTGTGTTCCAGTGCAGAAGAAGAGGTTCTGGAGGACTTAAAAGGAGACGACCTGGATGACTTGGTGCCCAGCCTTGAGATGGCGGTGACGGCTGAGACGGCCGCCTCCGTCCCCGACATAGACCTGAGCGGCCCCTTCGGCCTCTCAGACTGGGAAACGTTGTACAAATCTGTGGCAAACGACCTTGAATCTTTGAGCACACCAGTCATGTCTTCCAGTCCCACTTGTAGCAATTATCGCAcagtgttttcctttaattaCTCCGAGATTGATTCCCTGGCTGAGGGCTGCGAGAGCCTCAAAGGCATCCTCGGTGCATCTGAGTTCAAGAAAGATAGTCTCAACTCTCCAACACTTCTGGCCTTGTGA
- the LOC121882498 gene encoding proto-oncogene c-Fos-like isoform X4 — protein MHPDSSAEFDSSSSCSTASPGGDTPGCSQHPPDSLSSSVDNTKDVETSAADSFVPTVTAISSSPDLRWMVQPTVITSVSPSSSRAKPKTHGANQSSSPAGANKAKPSNRKGQKAQPSKEEEERRRIRRERNKIAAAKCRNRRRELIDTLQAETDMLEEEKSGLQTEIAELLKEKERLEQVLASHKPSCKLPANGSDDDDDDDEDNDVNTMLQDPPASPQLLSILENGKTPESNTTIGEATIGQDMDSIPCIPAAAILGNSNILLCSSAEEEVLEDLKGDDLDDLVPSLEMAVTAETAASVPDIDLSGPFGLSDWETLYKSVANDLESLSTPVMSSSPTCSNYRTVFSFNYSEIDSLAEGCESLKGILGASEFKKDSLNSPTLLAL, from the exons ATGCATCCAGACTCCAGCGCTGAGTTCGACTCATCGTCCAGCTGTAGCACAGCATCGCCTGGCGGGGACACCCCTGGGTGCAGCCAGCATCCTCCTGACTCGCTTTCATCATCAGTGGACAACACCAAG gatgtTGAGACCAGTGCAGCAGACTCCTTTGTTCCGACTGTGACTGCAATCTCAAGCTCGCCGGATCTAAGGTGGATGGTGCAGCCGACAGTCATCACATCTGTCTCTCCGTCATCCAGCCGTGCAAAGCCCAAAACTCATGGTGCGAACCAGTCGTCTTCCCCGGCAGGTGCAAACAAGGCGAAGCCCTCCAACAGGAAAGGGCAAAAAGCGCAG CCTtccaaggaggaggaggaaaggaggaggatcAGGAGGGAGAGGAATAAAATTGCTGCAGCAAAGTGTCGTAACAGGCGGAGGGAGCTGATAGACACTCTGCAAGCT GAGACTGACATGCTCGAAGAAGAGAAATCCGGTCTCCAGACGGAGATCGCCGAGCTcctgaaggagaaggagagactGGAGCAGGTCTTAGCCTCCCACAAACCCTCCTGCAAACTCCCTGCAAATggtagtgatgatgatgatgatgatgatgaggataaTGATGTGAACACAATGCTGCAGGACCCTCCGGCTTCCCCACAGCTGCTGTCCATCTTAGAGAATGGAAAAACCCCAGAGAGCAACACAACAATCGGAGAAGCCACCATTGGTCAAGACATGGACAGCATCCCTTGTATCCCTGCTGCAGCCATTTTGGGGAACTCCAACATCCTGCTGTGTTCCAGTGCAGAAGAAGAGGTTCTGGAGGACTTAAAAGGAGACGACCTGGATGACTTGGTGCCCAGCCTTGAGATGGCGGTGACGGCTGAGACGGCCGCCTCCGTCCCCGACATAGACCTGAGCGGCCCCTTCGGCCTCTCAGACTGGGAAACGTTGTACAAATCTGTGGCAAACGACCTTGAATCTTTGAGCACACCAGTCATGTCTTCCAGTCCCACTTGTAGCAATTATCGCAcagtgttttcctttaattaCTCCGAGATTGATTCCCTGGCTGAGGGCTGCGAGAGCCTCAAAGGCATCCTCGGTGCATCTGAGTTCAAGAAAGATAGTCTCAACTCTCCAACACTTCTGGCCTTGTGA
- the LOC121882272 gene encoding jun dimerization protein 2-like translates to MMPGQIPDPSLAAGSLPSLGPLAGISATTLTDQLKLTDFRQLGTMLSPLHFLGRLGKRPLAIKTEMDEDEERRKRRREKNKVAAARCRNKKKERTDFLQRESERLEMVNSELKAQIEELRMERQQLMVMLNLHRPTCIVRTDSVKTPESEANPLLEQLSAETK, encoded by the exons ATGATGCCGGGACAAATACCTGACCCTTCGCTGGCGGCGGGCTCCCTGCCCAGCCTGGGCCCGCTGGCGGGCATCTCGGCCACCACGCTCACTGATCAGCTGAAGCTGACGGACTTCCGTCAGCTGGGCACCATGCTCTCCCCGCTGCATTTCCTGGGGAGACTGGGGAAGAGGCCGCTGGCCATCAAGacagag atgGACGAAGATGAAGAAAGGAGGAAacgaagaagagagaaaaacaaggtAGCAGCAGCACGATGCcgaaacaaaaagaaggaacGGACTGACTTCCTTCAAAGG GAATCGGAGCGTCTGGAGATGGTGAACTCAGAGTTGAAGGCGCAGATCGAGGAGCTCCGTATGGAGAGGCAGCAGCTAATGGTGATGCTCAATCTTCACCGGCCCACCTGCATTGTGAGGACCGACAGCGTCAAAACACCTGAGAGCGAGGCCAACCCCCTTCTGGAGCAGCTGTCCGCTGAAACCAAGTGA